In the Ipomoea triloba cultivar NCNSP0323 chromosome 6, ASM357664v1 genome, one interval contains:
- the LOC116022796 gene encoding RHOMBOID-like protein 12, mitochondrial → MQRLFSLKGLSKITRNLPNPSETFTLPPHHHLFSHFNTSCSRPHSWTAPNLKSYHGLFSSSLPKNPVLRNALLKSGQSNAVAETQNWLLRFRLPRRNFRSDFSSFSNRYTRGSWFQGLTPDGVVIGLILSNVAVFLLWRVADTGFMLRNFTISVDNFTSGRLHTLVTSAFSQADQWHLISNMVGLYFFGSSIGRTFGSEYVLKLYLSGAVLGSVFFLVYHAFIAPSMQAQRSRIPTLDSSRVPGMGASGAVNAIMLLDIFLFPKKTLYFDFIIPVPAILLGIFLIGKDVLRILEGDHRVSGSAHLGGAFAAAIAWARMRRGRFRF, encoded by the exons ATGCAGAGACTCTTCTCCCTCAAGGGCCTCTCCAAGATCACCAGAAATCTCCCAAATCCCTCTGAAACCTTCACCCTGCCGCCCCACCACCATCTGTTTTCTCACTTCAACACCTCTTGCTCGCGCCCACATTCATGGACGGCCCCGAATTTGAAGAGCTATCATGGGCTGTTTTCAAGCTCACTCCCCAAAAACCCAGTCTTGAGAAATGCCCTTTTGAAGAGTGGCCAATCCAACGCTGTTGCTGAAACGCAAAATTGGCTCCTCCGCTTTCGACTTCCTCGACGAAATTTCCGTTCCGATTTCTCGTCGTTTTCCAATCGATATACCCG GGGATCATGGTTTCAAGGTCTAACACCTGATGGAGTTGTGATAGGTTTGATTCTGTCTAATGTGGCTGTTTTTCTATTATGGAGGGTTGCTGATACTGGATTCATGTTGAGGAACTTCACT ATTTCAGTCGACAATTTTACAAGTGGACGGCTGCACACATTGGTAACCTCTGCATTCAGCCAAGCTGATCAGTGGCACCTTATCTCTAACATGGTTGGACTCTACTTTTTTGGGTCAAGC ATAGGAAGAACCTTTGGCTCTGAATATGTTTTGAAGTTGTATCTATCTGGGGCAGTTCTTGGCTCAGTCTTTTTCTTAGTCTATCACGCCTTTATAGCTCCATCAATGCAG GCACAAAGGAGCCGAATACCAACACTGGATTCTTCAAGAGTACCCGGAATG GGAGCAAGTGGGGCGGTGAATGCAATTATGCTGCTTGATATATTCCTCTTCCCCAAAAAAACCTTATATTTTGACTTCATAATACCAGTTCCCGCAATCTTATTG GGAATTTTTCTTATTGGAAAGGATGTGCTAAGAATATTGGAG GGCGATCACCGTGTCTCTGGATCTGCTCACCTGGGAGGGGCTTTTGCAGCTGCTATAGCGTGGGCACGAATGAGACGGGGTCGATTCAGATTTTAG